The following coding sequences are from one Haliotis asinina isolate JCU_RB_2024 chromosome 3, JCU_Hal_asi_v2, whole genome shotgun sequence window:
- the LOC137277453 gene encoding sialin-like produces the protein MANAGEKQPLVKPGQKEVPCQFIQARHVLAIWAFLGFFVVYCLRVNLSVALVAMVNSTHTESDLNDSSECEAPGGFSNTTVHATGEFNWDEQTQGLILGSFFYGYITTQVPGGYLALKFGAKRLYGFGILCTAILTLLTPLAARLGGLPVFIAVRVLEGIGEGVTFPAMHAMWGNWAPILERSKLAGFSYAGAQLGVVFSMPVSGLLCASSFLGGWPSVFYVFGAMGCVWFMIWMLMVHETPADHPRITKEERVYIEHSVGKKQHLKTPWLKIFTSGALWGIVGGHFATNWGQYTFLTCLPTFMRRILKFDIQSDGFLSAVPYVALWSVQVAIGFVADYLRSHGYLSTLNTRRLMNSLGLLLPAGMVIGVSYVGCNHVWAVILLTLALGSSGITMGGYMINHLDIAPKFSGVLLGITNGIATIPGFLGPQLVGIITNNNETIAGWRIVFIITAAVYVFGTIIFVVFARGEEQSWAKVKPEEEEDVVEKSMSSIHATVQNAPYDQEVLIPAPADSSS, from the exons taCCATGTCAGTTCATCCAGGCACGGCATGTACTGGCTATCTGGGCCTTCTTGGGATTCTTTGTTGTCTACTGTCTCCGTGTGAACCTCAGTGTGGCGCTGGTTGCTATGGTGAACAGTACTCATACCGAAAGTGACCTCAACGACAGCTCAGAATGTGAGGCTCCAGGAGGGTTCAGCAACACCACAGTTCATGCT acagGAGAGTTTAACTGGGATGAGCAGACTCAGGGACTGATCCTGGGCTCATTCTTTTACGGATACATCACAACACAG GTGCCAGGCGGTTATCTGGCACTGAAGTTTGGTGCCAAGAGGCTGTACGGCTTTGGAATCCTGTGCACTGCTATACTTACACTGCTGACACCACTGGCAGCAAGACTTGGGGGACTGCCTGTCTTCATAGCTGTACGAGTCCTAGAGGGCATAGGGGAG GGGGTCACCTTCCCAGCCATGCATGCCATGTGGGGCAACTGGGCACCCATCCTTGAGAGAAGCAAGCTTGCAGGATTTTCCTATGCTG GGGCTCAGTTGGGAGTGGTGTTTTCCATGCCAGTCTCGGGCTTACTGTGTGCGTCATCGTTTCTCGGAGGCTGGCCATCTGTCTTTTATGTATTTG GGGCGATGGGCTGTGTGTGGTTCATGATATGGATGTTGATGGTTCATGAAACTCCTGCTGACCATCCTCGAATAACCAAGGAGGAGAGAGTGTACATAGAACACTCTGTTGGCAAGAAGCAG CATCTGAAGACACCCTGGTTGAAGATTTTCACCTCTGGGGCATTGTGGGGAATTGTTGGAGGACATTTTGCAACCAACTGGGGCCAATATACATTTCTCACCTGCCTCCCGACGTTTATGAGGAGAATCCTCAAGTTTGATATCCAGTCT GATGGTTTCCTGTCAGCTGTGCCCTACGTAGCGCTGTGGTCAGTTCAAGTTGCAATCGGGTTTGTTGCTGATTATCTCCGTTCCCATGGTTACCTGTCAACCCTGAACACTCGCAGACTCATGAACTCACTGG GGCTGCTTCTCCCTGCCGGCATGGTGATCGGTGTCAGCTATGTGGGCTGTAACCATGTGTGGGCAGTTATACTGCTGACCTTGGCCTTGGGGAGCAGTGGGATCACAATGGGAGGATATATGATCAACCATCTAGACATTGCTCCTAAGTTCTCAG GAGTCCTACTGGGCATAACCAATGGGATTGCTACGATTCCAGGTTTCCTGGGCCCTCAGTTAGTTGGCATCATCACCAATAATAAT GAGACGATAGCTGGATGGAGGATTGTGTTTATCATCACGGCAGCAGTCTATGTGTTCGGAACAATCATCTTCGTTGTGTTTGCTCGTGGAGAAGAACAGTCCTGGGCTAAGGTGAAAcctgaggaggaggaggatgttgTGGAGAAATCCATGTCCTCTATTCACGCAACTGTACAGAATGCTCCGTATGATCAGGAAGTCCTCATACCAGCTCCTGCTGATAGCTCTTCATGA
- the LOC137277361 gene encoding uncharacterized protein: MANTELVSSDVTHVCISSSSDSPGGENSNVTLQRGGATSSVQKDPSDGVPFIRTYLQRQGLSHDTISIIMNSWRGGTQKQYKTYLLKYMEYCTRLGRDPLLPNIGTVLDFLKLLFDSGCGYSAINTARSALSAVLILPSGMPVGQHPLVKRFLRGIFNLRPSLPRYQHVWDVKIVLDYLESLGKNEELSLKTLTLKFSMLLALVSGQRSQSLQLLSLDNMSRVGSKVVFVLTSLVKQSRPGVHVQPIEIEAFENENLCVVKCLEAYVSRTEHIREGKQLLVSFNAPHRAVTRETISRWLRLTLAAAGIDTTIYSGHSTRAASTSAAHMQGAPMQCIMGAAGWASAGVFARFYCKPMHKEHSFGEAVLSSSNLANPL, translated from the coding sequence ATGGCCAACACAGAACTGGTATCCAGTGATGTTACGCATGTGTGTATCTCATCCTCGTCTGATTCCCCAGGGGGAGAGAACTCTAATGTTACCTTACAAAGAGGAGGAGCGACATCCTCTGTACAAAAAGATCCGTCTGATGGTGTGCCATTTATCAGGACTTATTTACAGAGACAGGGCCTCTCACATGACACCATCTCAATTATAATGAATTCATGGAGAGGCGGCACTCAAAAACAGTACAAGACCTACTTATTAAAGTATATGGAATATTGTACTCGGTTAGGGAGAGATCCGCTTTTGCCTAATATAGGCACTGTGTTAGATTTCttaaaattattatttgattCGGGATGTGGATATAGTGCTATTAATACTGCACGCAGTGCCTTGTCAGCAGTATTAATTCTCCCATCAGGTATGCCTGTAGGGCAACATCCCTTAGTAAAACGGTTTTTGAGGGGCATTTTTAATTTGCGGCCATCCCTGCCCAGGTACCAACATGTGTGGGACGTAAAGATTGTGCTAGACTATCTAGAGTCCTTGGGTAAAAATGAGGAGTTATCACTTAAAACGTTGACTTTAAAATTTAGCATGCTCTTAGCTTTAGTTAGCGGTCAGAGATCACAGTCCTTACAATTGCTTAGTTTAGATAATATGAGTAGAGTAGGTAGTAAGGTAGTTTTTGTACTCACAAGTTTGGTAAAACAGTCTCGACCTGGGGTTCATGTTCAACCTATTGAAATTGAAGCCTTTGAGAATGAAAATTTGTGTGTGGTAAAGTGCTTGGAAGCCTATGTATCAAGGACTGAACATATAAGAGAAGGAAAACAATTGCTTGTGAGCTTTAATGCACCCCACCGGGCAGTGACCAGAGAGACTATTTCCAGGTGGCTGCGGTTAACCCTTGCTGCTGCTGGGATTGACACCACCATCTATTCGGGCCACAGCACCCGAGCAGCCTCGACTAGTGCTGCACACATGCAGGGTGCTCCAATGCAGTGCATCATGGGGGCTGCAGGTTGGGCATCTGCAGGTGTGTTTGCCCGTTTCTACTGCAAACCTATGCATAAAGAACACTCCTTTGGAGAGGCAGTTCTGTCCTCGTCTAATCTAGCAAATCCACTTTAg
- the LOC137277454 gene encoding oligoribonuclease, mitochondrial-like → MLSNVVRRSANLFGVFVRKMSQGNKPMSGTQDTQENRIVWIDLEMTGLNVETDQILEIACLVTDEQLNIVAEGPNLVINQPESALDAMDNWCTEHHEKSGLTEAVQKSIITLPKAEQEVVQFVKMHTQPGMCPLGGNSVHCDKMFLNKYMPQLVNHLHYRIIDVSTVKELCRRWCPEKYEAAPEKKVSHRALDDIKESIEELKYYRDSIFCS, encoded by the exons ATGTTGTCGAACGTTGTCAGGCGAAGCGCTAACCTGTTCGGTGTTTTCGTCAGGAAGATGAGCCAAGGGAACAAGCCCATGTCAGGCACACAGGATACACaggaaaatagaatagtttggaTTGATCTGGAG ATGACCGGACTGAATGTAGAAACAGATCAGATCCTGGAGATAGCTTGTCTTGTCACGGATGAACAGCTCAACATTGTTGCTGAG GGCCCAAACCTGGTCATCAATCAACCAGAGTCTGCCTTGGATGCCATGGACAATTGGTGCACAGAGCATCATGAGAAG TCTGGTTTGACAGAAGCTGTGCAGAAAAGTATAATCACACTACCCAAAGCTGAACAGGAAGTTGTGCAGTTCGTCAAAATGCACACCCAACCTGGGATGTGTCCTTTGGGAGGCAACTCTGTGCATTGTGATAAGATGTTTCTAAACAAGTACATGCCACAGCTTGTGAACCACCTCCACTACCGCATCATCGATGTGAGCACTGTGAAGGAGCTATGTAG GCGATGGTGTCCTGAGAAATATGAAGCAGCGCCCGAAAAGAAGGTTTCCCACAG AGCACTGGATGACATCAAGGAAAGCATTGAGGAGCTCAAGTATTACCGTGACAGCATATTCTGCAGTTGA